TCCACGTTGTCCAATATTTTTGTACTAAATTTTGACATATGAGCATAGTCGGCGATGAAGCAATGGCATTGTACGTGTCACGCATCATGGAAGCACCAGAAAACGTTTCCATGAAAAGTTACACTGAAATCGTACCTGACTAACGTGTTTCGAAggtttaaaaaacaaatgttagTCTTGCCTATTTTACTTGCAACAGCTTTGCAAGTTAAACTGCTGAAATTAATCGCGCTCTTATTAATTATCAGACCATCATTGGTTTACgccataattatttatcatgCACCGCAACCGAATAGCTTATCGCAAGCAACGGTTTGCATAGGCATAGTGTAAAATCTCCGTAAGGTCGAACAACGCCTCTCCTTGGCCCTGTCTTTGGTGGACAAAGATTGTGCGCAAAGGTTGGTAATTGTGAGCAGTTAAAGTTGCTGCAGCATAACCAGGGGCGGATCTAGGGGAGGGGCGCAGGGGGTGAGCATCCCTCTTCCCTGAGACGACCTACGGCTTTCTAAAGGTAGTATTCtgcacaaaaacaacaacaacaacaacagacgacgttgaattatttttttagtgGTGCACCCCCTCCTAAATTaaaatcctggatccgccCCTGACAAGAGTGGCTAAATCCTACTCTTTTCTTTAGTAAATGGTTCAGAGGATTTGGCTCTTCTTCCAGATGGACTGGTTTTTATATCTTCAGTAAGTATATTGGTCACATTAATTTAAAGATATGAATATGTCTGGAGCGATTTTTGAGGAGTTTTTGAAAACGAActtcgtttttcaaaaaatgtctAGCCGAGAGAAAAGTCATCCAGTTAACAAATTGATGTcagtctttttgttttttgataaAGAAATTACGTCACAAAATGGTCAAAGTTTTGTAGATCCGCGAGATCAGCTAGTGGTGCCCCTAAAAAACTTTGACTATGTTTGACCATCAATTAAAGACAGATAAGAGCGATATCATTTCGTAGTTTTGTAATCATTGTGCGTAAAAGACAAATTGACTTCCATACATAGGTTCCAGAAACAGATAaccaagcaaccatcattttCTGTCCTCTTACCATAGCACTCAATGACATGGACTGAATTCGAAGCCAGGTTTTTGAGCCCGCGCTATTAACACTTTCTTGTCCACCAGGGATAACCTTCGTGACCATTGCTTTTCTGACTTTTTATGTTAACAGGTGCTTCGTTATAAGCTACCTTTTTCTTACGATGCGGAGCTTGACAAGCGCAACAGCAAATTGCTAACATTTGACTTTGCAAAACCCGATCAGGATCCCATTGAAGTAACGCTGAAAAACTTCAATCGCACAGGATTTAACCCGCACGGAATCACCGTGTACCAGGATCCATCTTCCAACAGAGTGTCTCTCTTTGTCATCAACCATCGTCTCGATGCGCAAGCTATAGAAATATTTGACTTAGAGCGGGCGAGTCATTCACTGGTTCATCGTCGATCTGTTGTAGACCCATTGATCTGGAGCCCAAATAACCTGTACGCAGTTGGTAAGGACGACTGATTATTTTCCATTACTTATTTTAGGCTTCAAATCGAGGCGATAATCTTAAGTCACTTACTGGTTGACTCGGTGGTTGACGCATTGAGCTACGGTGTGGGAGTGGATGGCTTAAGCCCCGGCCTGACCACCACTCAGGGTCGTAAACGTTATATCAACCGAGAATAATGTGCTTATTTGTAAATTTCACTCAGAAACAGCTGGACTTAAGGTCCTCTCGGAAAGGATTATAAAGTTCTCATCTCACAACCCCAGGCCTGTTATATAGAACCAAGACTGTGTCGTTTTATAACCATTAACTGTTCGAGAAGAACTGGCGATGATATTCCGGTTTTATTGTCAGATGCTAAGGCGTGGCTTCCACAGAAATTAAAGAGCTCTGttcctaaagaaactgtggtgccgcATCGGTTGGGAGTGAAATACAAATATTTGGCATATCGAACCAGTCCATGCAGTTATAACAAAGTAGTAATCAAGTTTCGAGCGTGTGCCCTTTGTATTAACTCTGacaagggctaacgctcgtaacgtcagctttgttatcttCTTGCgatggtaatttgaccctcatcAATTCCTTTGATACACCACTTTTTCTCGGACCACAGTAGTTGGAAGAGCTGAGCTTTCGCATGTGTATACGCTGCCAAAAAGGTGAGGCTAAGTACGGTATAAAGGCCCATGATAGATTATACCCACAGCAAGAAGTCACTCACTCTGAAATTTAATTTCGAGATGGAGGAAAACATAAGGAGACAGACCGCAATTGGAAGCAATAAAGACATCTGCTAGATTCGGCGCGGAGAAATTGTTTAAATATCCGTATTACGAAGTACTAAGAGAAGATGTGGAATTACCGGCTCTCTATCACGATTCATACCGAGTCTCACAAAGAGAGCTGACAGAACTACCACCGAGAAATAATGGCTTTTGCCTTTCGACACTTATCAAACGTTCAATTTAACTGATGCGCAAAATTTCACAGGAGTGGGTAAATAACCGTCTTTTTTTTCGACAGGTCCCAATAGCTTCTATGTCACCAACGacaattttttccatttcgaGAGCACCATACTGCGCCAAGTAGCTACGTTTTTTCTTAATTACTGGCTGCATGGTAGCGTGGTATTTTTTGATGGAGTCAGAGGATTTGAAGTCGCAAAGGGACACCCGAATGGCATCAGCATGGATAAAAGTGAAAGGTGAGGTAGATATTCATGTGGGATGGAATTCAACTGACTAAAAGCTTGTATCACCGGCTCAACCTGGAAGGAATCAACTAATTGTCTTTCTCAACACGTTCCGGAGATGAATTCGAGACCACTACGCTAGAAACAAGAGAGGCTGGTCATTTCGGATAGATTTGAATGAGCGCAACGCATGCAAGTGATTTGTGCTCACAACCGACTGGGTCACGTGATTACACCACCGTAGGAAAAGATGCGGGCTCTCCCGCTTGTCCTTTCCCTTTAGAAATGGCGTGCTCTGATTTGTGGATTCAATTTTCGCGTCAAAACAGAGTTATTGGCGGATTCTAATTTGAGCGAAAAAAATAGCATCACCtcttttttccgcaaaaattGAATGATCTTTGGTCGCAGTCCTGTCAAGCTTGGATTATTTCCAGACTGCCACGATAACATAAGAACAAGTTAGCATTGATTTCGGCCTCACATTTTGATTTATTCTAGCAAAAGAGCCAACATACCCACCTTTTTAATGTTCAAGCAGATTAGAATTTGCTACGGTGACTTCAGGTTTTGAGGGGGGCGAACCCctttattcaattcaattcaattcaattcagttTATTCAcacttttataaaatatttacattatATATAGTAAGATAAGAAGAATACAATAATAAAGAATAAGAGGAAAAGGGATGTTAATAACTTTGTTTGAAATGTGCGGTGGTCAGAGGAGCTTAGCTTTTGGGCTAACCACCGCTATATAATGAGTGGAAATACACAAGGTGTGCACTTGGTGCCATGGCAACTATGGATGATTATGTCAAATAGTCATTTTATGTGAAGCAGTTACTTTGCACTGTTAACCTTGGAAGTTAACCATAATTTGC
This sequence is a window from Acropora palmata chromosome 6, jaAcrPala1.3, whole genome shotgun sequence. Protein-coding genes within it:
- the LOC141884215 gene encoding serum paraoxonase/arylesterase 1-like, with product MGRFGEFAAVAVVAVFVYHCLTILINAGAFTHTVNHSPGPCRPIKVNGSEDLALLPDGLVFISSVLRYKLPFSYDAELDKRNSKLLTFDFAKPDQDPIEVTLKNFNRTGFNPHGITVYQDPSSNRVSLFVINHRLDAQAIEIFDLERASHSLVHRRSVVDPLIWSPNNLYAVGPNSFYVTNDNFFHFESTILRQVATFFLNYWLHGSVVFFDGVRGFEVAKGHPNGISMDKSERFVIVPNTLSRSVVVYRRRHDNSLEETQTIKVGSVIDNVNVDPVTGNLWLAGIPRVSEIVEHINNISHRSPSQIMMLQLGEPASSGISFPDYQLREAYMDDGKQMTGATSAVVYKDRLLIGSICGDLLLCEIQYF